A portion of the Bombina bombina isolate aBomBom1 chromosome 11, aBomBom1.pri, whole genome shotgun sequence genome contains these proteins:
- the LOC128642324 gene encoding hemoglobin subunit alpha-5-like — translation MTFSAEERAAIKAISGKVAGQASELGAEALERLFKSYPQTKTYFSHFDLHPGSADLKSHGGKVVHAIGEAANNLDHIDQALSALSDLHAYKLRVDPGNFRLLSHSIQVVLALHFPADFTPIAQSAWDKLLSAVSSVLVSKYR, via the exons ATGACCTTCTCCGCAGAAGAAAGGGCCGCGATCAAGGCCATCTCTGGCAAAGTGGCTGGACAAGCCAGTGAGCTTGGAGCCGAAGCTTTGGAGAG GCTGTTTAAGAGCTACCCTCAGACCAAGACCTATTTCAGCCACTTCGACCTGCACCCCGGCTCTGCTGACCTCAAATCCCATGGTGGGAAGGTTGTGCACGCCATCGGAGAGGCCGCCAACAACCTGGACCATATTGACCAAGCCCTGTCTGCCCTCAGTGACCTGCATGCCTACAAACTGAGAGTGGACCCTGGAAACTTCAGG CTCCTGTCTCACAGCATCCAGGTGGTCCTTGCTCTCCATTTCCCTGCTGACTTTACACCCATTGCCCAGTCTGCCTGGGACAAGTTGCTTTCTGCTGTCTCCTCTGTCCTGGTGTCCAAGTACAGATAA